In Labrus mixtus chromosome 11, fLabMix1.1, whole genome shotgun sequence, a single window of DNA contains:
- the them4 gene encoding acyl-coenzyme A thioesterase THEM4, protein MARSLGRLYKGFRSLVTLSAMWSMKHPIYSVSSRSPSVRSMAVLPFSFSKPWDFSLPNTSWGPEMMQLYEHYNSMCEVETEGGEKQGGPWKRLPGYNRLLKYATGGVYLSKMIQSKARLFTRNIREPGAGFEYVLFVNSEEQKCVCILQAGHLLEGPPGHVHGGAIATMIDTVTGCLASISGAVMTANLNINYRSPIPLGSTVVMESFLDKKEGRKMFVSCKVTSPDGTKLHTEATALFLSINLNQLMGR, encoded by the exons ATGGCAAGGAGCCTTGGTAGATTATACAAGGGCTTCAGAAGTCTCGTCACACTCTCAGCCATGTGGTCTATGAAGCATCCGATTTACAGCGTTTCATCACGGAGTCCATCTGTACGGAGCATGGCG GTGCTGCCATTTTCCTTTTCGAAGCCCTGGGACTTCAGCCTGCCAAACACGTCTTGGGGACCAGAAATGATGCAGTTGTACGAGCATTATAACAGCATGTGTGAGGTGGAgacggagggaggagagaagcaGGGGGGGCCCTGGAAGAGATTGCCAGGATACAATCGCCTCCTCAAGTATGCAACAG GTGGAGTGTATCTCAGTAAGATGATCCAGTCAAAGGCTCGTCTTTTTACCCGAAACATCAGAGAACCGGGGGCAGGatttgaatatgttttgttCGTAAACAGCGAGGagcagaagtgtgtgtgcattttacAGGCTGGACACCTACTGGAGGGACCGCCAGG ACATGTCCATGGGGGGGCAATAGCCACTATGATTGACACCGTCACAGGGTGTCTTGCTTCTATCTCTGGAGCTGTTATGACAGCCAACCTCAACATCAACTACCGCAG CCCCATCCCACTGGGAAGCACTGTGGTGATGGAATCCTTTCTGGATAAGAAGGAGGgcagaaaaatgtttgtttcttgtaAAGTAACCAGCCCTGATGGCACCAAACTGCACACAGAAGCAACAG cacTGTTTCTGTCAATCAATCTCAACCAGTTAATGGGTAGGTGA
- the rorc gene encoding nuclear receptor ROR-alpha A isoform X2, which translates to MFLNACADPGARKTNKQQQQQQQQQQQQQCSDRRVMEYEELQVLQSHTPIKTAQIEVIPCKICGDKSSGVHYGVITCEGCKGFFRRSQLPTVSYSCSRQSNCQIDRASRNRCQHCRLQKCLAQGMSRDAVKFGRMSKRQRDSLIAEVERHRQQQQQQQLQGDAQSILTYPAKGCQDCSQQLLQPMAYPFSGEAELMSYTTDVHPYLVCSPSEAQVTGMIYRGSSSSPTSRSQERRDNCGHLDIRGFNSRQPANDLMAIHPYNPLEGAYSLYPHSLRNIDELCASIMRSHRETSKYRVEELQALRWKLFSREEIQAYQNKSVDEMWQHCAIRLTDAVQYVVEFVKHIPGFRNLSQNDQIALLKTGSMEVVLVRMSRFFNTENNTVFFDGKFAGAEIFKSLECGDLITAVFDFAHGICALKLTEQQIALFSALVLINADRPCLEDRSRVQRVQRSVELGLTHILHRDNQENLMHKLYQRMAVLRSLCSLHMEKLRWFSQRYPLTAHSLFPPLYKELFASEPELQGTTH; encoded by the exons atgtttttaaatgcctgCGCCGACCCGGGCgctagaaaaacaaacaaacagcaacaacaacaacaacaacaacaacaacaacaacag TGTTCTGACAGGAGAGTTATGGAATATGAGGAGCTCCAGGTGCTTCAATCTCACACCCCCATCAAAACAG CCCAGATTGAAGTTATCCCATGCAAGATCTGTGGTGATAAGTCCTCAGGAGTGCATTATGGAGTCATCACTTGTGAGGGCTGCAAG GGGTTTTTCAGGCGCAGCCAGCTGCCTACTGTATCATACTCGTGCTCCAGGCAGAGCAACTGTCAGATTGACCGGGCGAGCCGCAACCGCTGCCAACACTGCCGCCTGCAGAAGTGTTTGGCACAGGGCATGAGCAGGGAtg CGGTGAAGTTTGGGCGGATGTCCAAACGTCAACGGGACTCTCTGATCGCTGAAGTGGAGAGGCACcgacagcagcaacagcaacaacagcttcAGGGAGACGCCCAGTCCATCCTCACCTATCCCGCCAAGGGCTGCCAAGACTGCtcccagcagctcctccagcctATGGCCTACCCATTCAGTGGGGAAGCTGAGCTGATGTCCTACACCACTGATGTTCACCCGTACCTTGTGTGCTCCCCGAGCGAGGCGCAGGTGACAGGTATGATTTACCGAGGCTCCTCCAGCTCTCCGACATCTAGATCTCAGGAGAGGAGGGACAACTGCGGACACCTTGACATAAGAG GATTTAACTCTAGACAGCCTGCTAATGATCTGATGGCAATTCATCCCTACAACCCTCTGGAAGGTGCTTACAGCCTCTACCCTCACTCTCTGAGGAACATag atgAGCTGTGTGCTAGCATCATGCGTTCCCATAGGGAGACCAGCAAGTACAgagtggaggagctgcaggctCTCAGATGGAAACTGTTCAGCAGAGAGGAGATTCAAGCCTACCAGAACaaa TCAGTGGATGAAATGTGGCAGCACTGTGCCATTCGACTGACTGATGCCGTGCAGTATGTTGTGGAGTTTGTAAAACACATCCCTGGTTTCCGTAACCTGAGCCAGAACGACCAGATCGCCCTCCTGAAGACCG GCTCCATGGAGGTGGTCTTAGTCAGGATGAGTCGTTTCTTTAACACGGAGAACAACACAGTCTTCTTTGATGGGAAATTTGCTGGGGCTGAAATATTCAAATCTTTGG AATGTGGAGATttaatcacagctgtgtttgatTTTGCTCATGGCATATGTGCCCTGAAGCTCACTGAGCAGCAGATTGCCCTCTTCAGTGCTCTGGTGCTGATCAATGCAG ATCGTCCATGCCTGGAGGACAGAAGCAGAGTTCAGCGAGTGCAGAGAAGTGTGGAGTTGGGACTCACACACATCCTGCATCGAGACAACCAAGAAAACTTGATGCACAAG CTGTACCAGAGGATGGCGGTGTTGCGTTCACTGTGCAGCCTGCACATGGAGAAGCTGCGCTGGTTCAGTCAGCGTTACCCACTCACCGCTCACTCTCTGTTCCCTCCTCTCTACAAGGAGCTGTTTGCCTCTGAGCCTGAGCTCCAGGGGACCACTCACTGA
- the rorc gene encoding nuclear receptor ROR-alpha A isoform X1 yields MFLNACADPGARKTNKQQQQQQQQQQQQQCSDRRVMEYEELQVLQSHTPIKTGGAVSKKTHLTQIEVIPCKICGDKSSGVHYGVITCEGCKGFFRRSQLPTVSYSCSRQSNCQIDRASRNRCQHCRLQKCLAQGMSRDAVKFGRMSKRQRDSLIAEVERHRQQQQQQQLQGDAQSILTYPAKGCQDCSQQLLQPMAYPFSGEAELMSYTTDVHPYLVCSPSEAQVTGMIYRGSSSSPTSRSQERRDNCGHLDIRGFNSRQPANDLMAIHPYNPLEGAYSLYPHSLRNIDELCASIMRSHRETSKYRVEELQALRWKLFSREEIQAYQNKSVDEMWQHCAIRLTDAVQYVVEFVKHIPGFRNLSQNDQIALLKTGSMEVVLVRMSRFFNTENNTVFFDGKFAGAEIFKSLECGDLITAVFDFAHGICALKLTEQQIALFSALVLINADRPCLEDRSRVQRVQRSVELGLTHILHRDNQENLMHKLYQRMAVLRSLCSLHMEKLRWFSQRYPLTAHSLFPPLYKELFASEPELQGTTH; encoded by the exons atgtttttaaatgcctgCGCCGACCCGGGCgctagaaaaacaaacaaacagcaacaacaacaacaacaacaacaacaacaacaacag TGTTCTGACAGGAGAGTTATGGAATATGAGGAGCTCCAGGTGCTTCAATCTCACACCCCCATCAAAACAG GAGGAGCCGTGTCCAAGAAGACTCATTTGA CCCAGATTGAAGTTATCCCATGCAAGATCTGTGGTGATAAGTCCTCAGGAGTGCATTATGGAGTCATCACTTGTGAGGGCTGCAAG GGGTTTTTCAGGCGCAGCCAGCTGCCTACTGTATCATACTCGTGCTCCAGGCAGAGCAACTGTCAGATTGACCGGGCGAGCCGCAACCGCTGCCAACACTGCCGCCTGCAGAAGTGTTTGGCACAGGGCATGAGCAGGGAtg CGGTGAAGTTTGGGCGGATGTCCAAACGTCAACGGGACTCTCTGATCGCTGAAGTGGAGAGGCACcgacagcagcaacagcaacaacagcttcAGGGAGACGCCCAGTCCATCCTCACCTATCCCGCCAAGGGCTGCCAAGACTGCtcccagcagctcctccagcctATGGCCTACCCATTCAGTGGGGAAGCTGAGCTGATGTCCTACACCACTGATGTTCACCCGTACCTTGTGTGCTCCCCGAGCGAGGCGCAGGTGACAGGTATGATTTACCGAGGCTCCTCCAGCTCTCCGACATCTAGATCTCAGGAGAGGAGGGACAACTGCGGACACCTTGACATAAGAG GATTTAACTCTAGACAGCCTGCTAATGATCTGATGGCAATTCATCCCTACAACCCTCTGGAAGGTGCTTACAGCCTCTACCCTCACTCTCTGAGGAACATag atgAGCTGTGTGCTAGCATCATGCGTTCCCATAGGGAGACCAGCAAGTACAgagtggaggagctgcaggctCTCAGATGGAAACTGTTCAGCAGAGAGGAGATTCAAGCCTACCAGAACaaa TCAGTGGATGAAATGTGGCAGCACTGTGCCATTCGACTGACTGATGCCGTGCAGTATGTTGTGGAGTTTGTAAAACACATCCCTGGTTTCCGTAACCTGAGCCAGAACGACCAGATCGCCCTCCTGAAGACCG GCTCCATGGAGGTGGTCTTAGTCAGGATGAGTCGTTTCTTTAACACGGAGAACAACACAGTCTTCTTTGATGGGAAATTTGCTGGGGCTGAAATATTCAAATCTTTGG AATGTGGAGATttaatcacagctgtgtttgatTTTGCTCATGGCATATGTGCCCTGAAGCTCACTGAGCAGCAGATTGCCCTCTTCAGTGCTCTGGTGCTGATCAATGCAG ATCGTCCATGCCTGGAGGACAGAAGCAGAGTTCAGCGAGTGCAGAGAAGTGTGGAGTTGGGACTCACACACATCCTGCATCGAGACAACCAAGAAAACTTGATGCACAAG CTGTACCAGAGGATGGCGGTGTTGCGTTCACTGTGCAGCCTGCACATGGAGAAGCTGCGCTGGTTCAGTCAGCGTTACCCACTCACCGCTCACTCTCTGTTCCCTCCTCTCTACAAGGAGCTGTTTGCCTCTGAGCCTGAGCTCCAGGGGACCACTCACTGA
- the rorc gene encoding nuclear receptor ROR-alpha A isoform X3, translating into MMRAQIEVIPCKICGDKSSGVHYGVITCEGCKGFFRRSQLPTVSYSCSRQSNCQIDRASRNRCQHCRLQKCLAQGMSRDAVKFGRMSKRQRDSLIAEVERHRQQQQQQQLQGDAQSILTYPAKGCQDCSQQLLQPMAYPFSGEAELMSYTTDVHPYLVCSPSEAQVTGMIYRGSSSSPTSRSQERRDNCGHLDIRGFNSRQPANDLMAIHPYNPLEGAYSLYPHSLRNIDELCASIMRSHRETSKYRVEELQALRWKLFSREEIQAYQNKSVDEMWQHCAIRLTDAVQYVVEFVKHIPGFRNLSQNDQIALLKTGSMEVVLVRMSRFFNTENNTVFFDGKFAGAEIFKSLECGDLITAVFDFAHGICALKLTEQQIALFSALVLINADRPCLEDRSRVQRVQRSVELGLTHILHRDNQENLMHKLYQRMAVLRSLCSLHMEKLRWFSQRYPLTAHSLFPPLYKELFASEPELQGTTH; encoded by the exons ATGATGCGAG CCCAGATTGAAGTTATCCCATGCAAGATCTGTGGTGATAAGTCCTCAGGAGTGCATTATGGAGTCATCACTTGTGAGGGCTGCAAG GGGTTTTTCAGGCGCAGCCAGCTGCCTACTGTATCATACTCGTGCTCCAGGCAGAGCAACTGTCAGATTGACCGGGCGAGCCGCAACCGCTGCCAACACTGCCGCCTGCAGAAGTGTTTGGCACAGGGCATGAGCAGGGAtg CGGTGAAGTTTGGGCGGATGTCCAAACGTCAACGGGACTCTCTGATCGCTGAAGTGGAGAGGCACcgacagcagcaacagcaacaacagcttcAGGGAGACGCCCAGTCCATCCTCACCTATCCCGCCAAGGGCTGCCAAGACTGCtcccagcagctcctccagcctATGGCCTACCCATTCAGTGGGGAAGCTGAGCTGATGTCCTACACCACTGATGTTCACCCGTACCTTGTGTGCTCCCCGAGCGAGGCGCAGGTGACAGGTATGATTTACCGAGGCTCCTCCAGCTCTCCGACATCTAGATCTCAGGAGAGGAGGGACAACTGCGGACACCTTGACATAAGAG GATTTAACTCTAGACAGCCTGCTAATGATCTGATGGCAATTCATCCCTACAACCCTCTGGAAGGTGCTTACAGCCTCTACCCTCACTCTCTGAGGAACATag atgAGCTGTGTGCTAGCATCATGCGTTCCCATAGGGAGACCAGCAAGTACAgagtggaggagctgcaggctCTCAGATGGAAACTGTTCAGCAGAGAGGAGATTCAAGCCTACCAGAACaaa TCAGTGGATGAAATGTGGCAGCACTGTGCCATTCGACTGACTGATGCCGTGCAGTATGTTGTGGAGTTTGTAAAACACATCCCTGGTTTCCGTAACCTGAGCCAGAACGACCAGATCGCCCTCCTGAAGACCG GCTCCATGGAGGTGGTCTTAGTCAGGATGAGTCGTTTCTTTAACACGGAGAACAACACAGTCTTCTTTGATGGGAAATTTGCTGGGGCTGAAATATTCAAATCTTTGG AATGTGGAGATttaatcacagctgtgtttgatTTTGCTCATGGCATATGTGCCCTGAAGCTCACTGAGCAGCAGATTGCCCTCTTCAGTGCTCTGGTGCTGATCAATGCAG ATCGTCCATGCCTGGAGGACAGAAGCAGAGTTCAGCGAGTGCAGAGAAGTGTGGAGTTGGGACTCACACACATCCTGCATCGAGACAACCAAGAAAACTTGATGCACAAG CTGTACCAGAGGATGGCGGTGTTGCGTTCACTGTGCAGCCTGCACATGGAGAAGCTGCGCTGGTTCAGTCAGCGTTACCCACTCACCGCTCACTCTCTGTTCCCTCCTCTCTACAAGGAGCTGTTTGCCTCTGAGCCTGAGCTCCAGGGGACCACTCACTGA
- the LOC132984025 gene encoding extracellular matrix protein 1-like codes for MGSSRALVCSTAFVLVILSSASKDEHMFEQREVTFDLDKIMQEMQQPDQFMLQSEVDLSDLLDPMEFPIEQVKVSVPEQHDILRERGSSRPGSLTPRGRRPSFGPRSFGGPPILDYPVQFPLGRPTSDNLQAICHHGDRRPRYPNSYFPDSGFGQQKRRASAVNRAESWFSMCCKWNQTWEREVTLCCATQAWELSVESFCAEDSSVKDHLYDCCRLRGSDRLKCFNNDAPNPDYKPTEELPVPELPSTDGFNFDPDTCQRSVMTPYSARGNRRQKMKKPSTTYRKVDINFPPGRPTIHVIESLCQNYKLRPLYNVKCLPGSGYELVARQAKTINRVEKGFKQCCKQKRNSLNCFDQKWREELDKFCLGENGEQVDFHCCSTGGEANDRYSCFQNVSPDPHFNMTSATEEVTLQNICDTHKIIKKKYPVGFPLKNFVQKCCPLAEKEKSSCFDQRLKELSGNLCSSKKPSPPAVRRCCRKPSSQDAPECVSNILMDAITKASSALRQKKRKRCPLS; via the exons ATGGGGTCGTCCCGAGCTCTAGTCTGCTCCACCGCGTTTGTTTTGGTTATACTGAGCTCAGCGTCCAAAG ATGAGCACATGTTTGAGCAGCGTGAGGTCACCTTTGACCTTGACAAAATCATGCAAG agatGCAACAACCCGATCAGTTCATGTTGCAGTCAGAGGTGGACTTGTCAGACCTCCTTGATCCCATGG AGTTCCCCATAGAGCAGGTGAAAGTGTCTGTACCCGAACAGCATGAtatcctgagagagagag GGAGTTCCAGACCAGGAAGCTTGACACCAAGAGGAC GACGACCGAGTTTTGGACCTCGTTCCTTCGGGGGTCCTCCAATACTTGACTATCCCGTTCAGTTCCCTCTAGGCCGTCCGACTTCTGACAATCTCCAAGCCATCTGTCACCATGGAGACCGTCGTCCCCGCTACCCAAACTCTTACTTCCCTGACTCTGGTTTTGGCCAGCAGAAGAGAAGAGCCAGTGCCGTCAACAGGGCAGAGTCTTGGTTCAGCATGTGCTGCAAATGGAACCAGACGTGGGAGAGGGAAGTGACACTGTGTTGCGCCACACAGGCA TGGGAGCTGTCAGTTGAATCTTTCTGTGCAGAAGACTCATCAGTAAAGGACCATCTTTATGACTGCTGCAGACTAAGAGGCAGCGACAGACTGAAGTGCTTCAACAACGACGCTCCAAATCCTGACTACAAGCCAACGGAGGAGCTGCCCGTGCCAGAACTTCCTTCCACTGACGGCTTCAACTTTGACCCCGACACTTGTCAGAG GTCAGTAATGACTCCGTATAGTGCCAGAGGAAACAGAAGACAGAAGATGAAAAAACCATCTACGACGTACCGGAAAGTTGACATCAACTTCCCTCCTGGACGGCCCACAATTCATGTCATTGAATCACTGTGCCAAAACTACAAGCTACGTCCACTCTATAATGTCAAGTGCCTGCCAGGATCAGGCTATGAGTTAGTTGCTCGCCAAGCAAAGACCATTAATCGTGTAGAAAAGGGATTCAAACAGTGCTGCAAACAGAAACGGAATAGTCTCAACTGTTTTGATCAGAAG tgGCGTGAAGAGCTTGACAAGTTTTGCTTGGGTGAGAACGGTGAACAGGTGGATTTTCACTGTTGTTCCACAGGGGGCGAGGCAAATGATCGATACAGctgtttccaaaatgtttctCCCGACCCTCATTTTAATATGACTTCAGCCACCGAAGAGGTCACACTGCAAAACATCTGTGACACCCACAAAATCATCAAGAAGAA GTACCCTGTTGGTTTTCCTCTCAAGAACTTTGTGCAAAAATGCTGCCCCCTGGCTGAAAAAGAGAAGAGCAGCTGTTTTGATCAAAGG CTTAAGGAACTGTCAGGGAATTTGTGTTCATCAAAGAAGCCGTCCCCCCCAGCTGTCCGACGTTGTTGCCGCAAGCCTTCTTCACAAGACGCTCCAGAGTGTGTCTCGAATATTCTCATGGATGCCATCACCAAAGCTTCGAGTGCCTTACGtcaaaagaagaggaagagatgcCCTCTCTCTTAA